In the Anaerosporomusa subterranea genome, one interval contains:
- a CDS encoding YfcC family protein: protein MNDYTGGKHKWYEKIPSAFVILFLIICAVCALTYIVPSGEFKRTMVNGRNVVVAGSFTYLEKTSKMTVDVWGLFKAIPNGMVAAGPVMMIVFLAGGMFKILERTKAIENAVGITIRTIGVSAKSKQLMLIVLTFVFGFFGAAVGFENVIAFVPLGIMVALSMGYDLMVGAAIVIGGVAIGFGTSPINPYSIGIAHAIAELPIFSGMVPRTVYCIVCLLILIHHISLYMKKIERNPEMSLVKGISTEGLSIDKERINEYKLDIRGKLVLLLFASFIVVIVFGVVQYKWYLTEISALFVLYAILFGLIARFTADEIADTFVQGASEIAGGAMIVGFARSIMVILDQGKIGDTIINTLAAPLVNFPPVICAILMTLVQGVINFFVPSGSGQAMATMPIIIPLSDLIGVNRQIAVQAFQMGDGFLNLIIPTAGGLLAMLALARVPFDKWCRFAIPLVVKCMVVGWIFLAIATYYNWQ, encoded by the coding sequence ATGAATGATTATACCGGTGGCAAACATAAATGGTATGAAAAAATACCAAGTGCATTCGTCATTTTGTTTCTAATTATTTGCGCTGTCTGCGCCTTAACCTATATTGTTCCATCAGGTGAATTTAAAAGAACAATGGTTAACGGGCGCAATGTCGTCGTTGCGGGAAGTTTTACCTATTTAGAAAAAACATCAAAAATGACAGTTGATGTATGGGGCCTCTTTAAAGCAATTCCCAATGGCATGGTTGCAGCCGGCCCCGTTATGATGATTGTTTTCCTGGCAGGCGGTATGTTTAAGATTTTGGAACGTACAAAAGCCATCGAAAATGCTGTAGGAATTACCATAAGGACTATCGGTGTATCCGCAAAATCCAAACAATTGATGTTAATTGTTTTAACATTTGTTTTTGGTTTCTTTGGCGCTGCCGTTGGCTTCGAAAATGTAATTGCCTTTGTGCCGCTTGGAATCATGGTGGCATTGAGTATGGGCTACGATCTCATGGTTGGAGCAGCCATTGTCATTGGCGGCGTCGCTATTGGATTTGGGACTTCGCCGATTAATCCATATTCTATCGGCATTGCCCATGCAATTGCTGAATTACCCATTTTTTCAGGAATGGTTCCCAGAACCGTGTACTGTATTGTCTGTCTTTTGATCTTGATTCACCACATCTCGCTCTACATGAAAAAAATAGAGAGAAATCCTGAAATGAGCTTGGTTAAAGGCATATCAACAGAAGGGCTATCCATTGATAAAGAAAGAATTAATGAGTATAAACTGGATATACGAGGAAAATTAGTTCTTTTACTCTTCGCTTCTTTTATTGTTGTCATTGTATTTGGAGTAGTACAATATAAATGGTATCTAACAGAAATTTCCGCTCTTTTTGTATTGTATGCAATTCTTTTTGGCTTAATTGCGCGTTTTACTGCAGACGAAATAGCGGATACCTTTGTCCAAGGAGCTTCCGAAATTGCCGGAGGGGCGATGATTGTTGGCTTTGCCAGGTCGATTATGGTTATATTAGACCAGGGTAAAATTGGCGATACCATTATCAACACCTTGGCAGCACCTTTAGTCAATTTCCCGCCGGTCATTTGCGCCATATTAATGACACTGGTTCAAGGCGTGATAAACTTCTTTGTTCCATCCGGAAGCGGACAAGCGATGGCAACGATGCCGATCATTATTCCTCTTAGCGATCTTATCGGCGTGAATCGGCAAATCGCCGTTCAGGCATTTCAAATGGGTGACGGCTTTTTGAATCTTATTATACCAACAGCGGGAGGCCTTTTAGCGATGTTGGCGTTAGCAAGAGTTCCATTTGACAAGTGGTGCCGTTTTGCCATTCCTCTTGTCGTAAAATGCATGGTCGTAGGTTGGATCTTTTTGGCGATTGCTACATATTATAATTGGCAATAA
- a CDS encoding mannosyltransferase family protein: MNSHNAVLTAYSLHTGLIAIALFLTKVFPNRPPAGFINESLVPLEPIIGQLIKWDAHWYTYIAQHGYDAQSVVFFPAIIICMKTLAYLGLSYGTAGLLACNLFAFFSFRIMYLTFRLDYSEKVAQRALIAYSVMPTSFFINSIYTESLFLVFSLSCVYYARQSKWMMAGVYGALSALTRNLGVFLFFYLLYEYKQEKRPPDESKALIPLFFPPLALLTYMGFNQYVADNPLAFLHSQHEWGRYFNSPLDNFSNNIGLTLNANPYIQPGASLDTFMVLLAVAGLSLLSFSANFRSRQTYLLIGWLWLAIPLMSTSAWLPLYSASRFVLVIFPLYLFLAQLRDAWYYSYLAVSAVVLCICAALFMNWHWVG, encoded by the coding sequence ATGAACTCACACAATGCAGTTTTGACTGCATATTCTCTTCATACAGGTCTAATCGCCATAGCATTATTTCTAACCAAGGTATTTCCCAACCGACCGCCTGCCGGTTTTATTAATGAATCGCTAGTGCCGCTCGAACCTATAATCGGTCAATTAATCAAATGGGATGCTCACTGGTATACATATATTGCCCAGCATGGCTATGATGCACAATCAGTCGTCTTCTTTCCTGCAATCATTATTTGTATGAAAACGCTGGCATACTTGGGCCTGAGCTATGGAACGGCAGGATTGCTCGCTTGTAATCTGTTTGCTTTTTTTAGCTTTCGGATTATGTATTTAACGTTTAGGCTAGACTACTCAGAAAAAGTCGCTCAACGGGCACTTATCGCCTACTCAGTTATGCCCACATCATTCTTTATTAATAGTATCTATACCGAGTCGCTATTTCTCGTCTTCTCTCTATCGTGCGTGTATTATGCTCGCCAATCGAAATGGATGATGGCTGGCGTATATGGCGCCCTCTCAGCCCTAACGCGAAATCTTGGAGTCTTTCTTTTCTTCTACCTGCTCTACGAGTACAAGCAAGAAAAAAGGCCGCCAGATGAGTCAAAGGCATTGATTCCACTCTTTTTCCCACCGCTTGCATTACTCACCTATATGGGGTTCAATCAGTATGTAGCTGATAATCCCTTGGCATTCCTGCACTCCCAGCATGAGTGGGGGCGCTATTTCAACTCTCCCTTAGACAATTTTTCCAATAACATTGGACTAACTTTAAATGCCAATCCATACATCCAACCAGGAGCATCTTTAGATACGTTTATGGTATTGTTGGCTGTTGCCGGATTATCACTATTGAGTTTCTCAGCCAATTTTAGAAGCCGCCAAACCTATTTACTAATTGGTTGGTTATGGCTTGCAATCCCACTGATGTCAACTTCAGCATGGCTGCCACTATACAGTGCATCAAGATTTGTTCTCGTCATTTTTCCACTATACCTATTTCTGGCCCAACTGCGGGATGCATGGTATTATAGTTACCTTGCAGTCAGCGCAGTCGTTTTATGTATTTGTGCTGCGTTATTTATGAATTGGCACTGGGTCGGATAG
- the fba gene encoding class II fructose-1,6-bisphosphate aldolase, translating to MPLVTSKAMFEKAYENQYAVGAFNVNNMEIIQGIVDAAKEEQSPLILQVSAGARKYAKHIYLIKLVEAAVEDSGLPICLHLDHGDDFEICKSCVDGGFTSVMIDGSKHSFEENIALTKKVVEYAHAHGVTVEAELGRLAGVEDAVKVSSKDASYTDPDQAVEFVERTGVDSLAIAIGTSHGAYKFKGDPTLDFERLEKITKLLPQFPLVLHGASTVLPEFVAKCNQYGGSIAGAQGVPEAMLLRAGKLGVCKINIDTDLRLAMTASVREHLAVNPSDFDPRQYLKPAREAIKAMVKHKIRNVLNSSNRL from the coding sequence ATGCCGTTAGTCACCTCAAAAGCAATGTTCGAGAAAGCATATGAAAACCAGTACGCTGTTGGCGCCTTCAATGTCAACAACATGGAGATTATTCAGGGTATTGTTGACGCCGCCAAGGAAGAGCAGTCTCCACTGATACTACAGGTTTCAGCAGGAGCGCGCAAGTATGCCAAACATATATACTTGATTAAATTGGTTGAAGCCGCCGTTGAGGATTCCGGTTTGCCAATTTGTCTCCATCTCGATCATGGCGATGACTTTGAAATCTGTAAGAGCTGTGTGGACGGCGGTTTTACGTCTGTTATGATTGACGGTTCCAAACATTCTTTTGAAGAGAACATTGCCTTAACCAAAAAGGTAGTTGAGTACGCCCATGCACATGGCGTTACAGTCGAAGCCGAGTTAGGCCGCTTGGCCGGTGTGGAAGACGCTGTCAAGGTGAGCAGCAAAGATGCCTCTTATACTGATCCTGATCAAGCCGTTGAGTTTGTCGAACGCACAGGAGTCGACTCACTTGCTATCGCGATCGGAACTAGTCATGGGGCCTATAAATTTAAAGGCGACCCCACACTAGACTTTGAACGCCTGGAGAAAATCACAAAACTACTGCCTCAGTTCCCGCTTGTCTTGCATGGCGCCTCAACTGTGCTGCCTGAATTTGTCGCCAAGTGCAATCAGTATGGCGGCAGTATTGCCGGAGCTCAAGGAGTTCCGGAAGCAATGTTATTGAGAGCCGGTAAATTGGGCGTCTGCAAAATTAATATTGATACCGACCTACGACTAGCAATGACTGCATCTGTCCGTGAGCATTTAGCCGTGAATCCGTCAGACTTTGATCCACGCCAATACTTAAAGCCAGCTCGAGAAGCAATTAAAGCTATGGTTAAACATAAAATCCGCAATGTCTTGAATTCGTCTAACCGCCTGTAG
- a CDS encoding RluA family pseudouridine synthase — MINDEGTEHQTFIVPEHYPQMSLADCLRRLGVSLNLRRKIKHHGVIRIDGVVCPWYAKVSPKSEIEMEWTVASQITPENIPLDIVYEDDWLLIVDKPAGMLVHPTPKQPGGTLANAVVHYYRQLGYTHAFHPVQRLDRNTSGLLTIAKLSSIHHLMNKQRLRRRYLAIATGTPEVAEGIIDLPIARHPDSIIIRIVSSTGQDAITHYRVLQSFPTASLLQLELETGRTHQIRLHLSHIGHPLLGDDLYGGKTDLIARQALHSSFLELQHPITGAVISLSSPLPQDLEQLLKQLDTHVSAVASHREKNNSINQEG, encoded by the coding sequence ATGATTAATGACGAAGGTACTGAGCACCAAACTTTTATTGTTCCCGAGCATTATCCACAGATGTCACTCGCCGATTGCTTGCGTCGTCTTGGTGTTTCGCTAAACTTGAGGCGCAAAATTAAACATCATGGTGTTATTAGGATAGATGGCGTTGTCTGCCCCTGGTATGCAAAAGTCAGCCCAAAATCAGAAATTGAAATGGAGTGGACAGTAGCTTCTCAGATTACCCCAGAAAACATCCCCTTAGATATTGTTTACGAGGATGACTGGTTATTAATTGTTGATAAGCCAGCAGGAATGCTCGTCCATCCCACCCCAAAACAACCTGGCGGTACTCTGGCGAATGCGGTCGTCCATTACTATCGCCAATTGGGATACACTCATGCTTTTCATCCAGTTCAGCGGCTTGATAGAAATACATCTGGTCTTCTTACCATCGCGAAATTATCCTCTATTCACCATTTGATGAACAAACAGCGCCTCCGACGGCGGTATTTAGCAATTGCGACCGGAACTCCTGAGGTTGCCGAGGGCATTATTGACTTGCCGATTGCCCGACATCCTGACAGCATTATCATTCGAATAGTAAGCTCAACTGGGCAAGATGCGATTACTCATTACCGGGTTTTGCAGTCTTTCCCTACCGCCAGCTTGCTGCAGTTAGAACTGGAAACTGGCCGAACGCACCAAATCCGGCTTCATCTGTCCCATATAGGGCATCCCTTGTTAGGAGATGATTTGTATGGAGGAAAAACCGACCTGATTGCACGGCAGGCGCTCCATTCTTCCTTTTTAGAACTGCAGCACCCAATAACTGGCGCTGTCATTAGCCTATCGTCGCCTTTACCCCAAGACCTTGAACAGTTGTTGAAGCAGTTAGACACACATGTCTCTGCAGTAGCCTCCCATAGGGAGAAAAATAATAGTATAAATCAGGAGGGATAA
- a CDS encoding YajQ family cyclic di-GMP-binding protein: MASKDCSFDVVSEVDLQEVDNAVNQTGKEIAQRFDFRNSKSSLTLEGDKITILADDDFKLKSVIDILQTKVMKRGIGLKNLDYGKIESASHGTVRQIVTIKKGISKEIAKDVVALIKGTKLKVQAQIMDDQVRISAKNKDDLQAVIGCLRQNDFPVELQFVNYRS; encoded by the coding sequence ATGGCTAGCAAAGATTGTTCATTCGATGTTGTCAGCGAAGTAGATTTGCAGGAAGTTGACAATGCTGTTAACCAAACAGGCAAGGAAATCGCGCAACGGTTTGATTTTCGCAACAGCAAGTCGTCACTTACGCTTGAGGGAGACAAGATAACTATTCTGGCTGACGACGATTTTAAATTAAAGAGTGTTATTGATATTCTACAAACAAAAGTCATGAAGCGTGGCATTGGTTTAAAAAATTTGGATTATGGGAAAATTGAATCTGCCTCACATGGCACGGTCAGGCAAATTGTCACAATAAAAAAAGGCATTTCCAAAGAAATTGCTAAAGATGTTGTTGCCCTTATTAAGGGGACAAAGTTAAAAGTGCAAGCACAAATAATGGATGATCAGGTCCGGATCTCTGCCAAAAATAAAGATGACTTGCAAGCCGTTATTGGTTGCTTGCGGCAGAATGACTTCCCGGTGGAGCTACAATTTGTTAATTATCGCTCATAG
- a CDS encoding class II SORL domain-containing protein produces the protein MKFADVFKSADWKTEKHVPVIEAPTKVKAGEKFTVEVTVGKEIAHPNTTEHHIRWIRLYFKPDTGNVYDLGLFEFNAHGESTEGPNKGPAYTEPSAQVTVKLNANGTLLAAAYCNIHGLWESTKDISISE, from the coding sequence ATGAAATTTGCCGACGTATTCAAAAGTGCAGATTGGAAAACAGAGAAGCATGTTCCTGTCATTGAGGCTCCGACAAAGGTTAAAGCTGGGGAAAAGTTTACTGTTGAAGTCACAGTTGGAAAAGAAATTGCACATCCGAACACAACTGAACACCATATTCGTTGGATTCGCCTGTACTTTAAGCCTGACACCGGTAATGTCTACGATCTAGGCTTGTTTGAGTTCAATGCTCATGGTGAGTCTACAGAAGGGCCAAATAAAGGTCCGGCTTATACTGAGCCTTCCGCCCAAGTGACGGTAAAGCTTAATGCTAACGGTACTTTACTGGCTGCCGCTTATTGCAATATTCATGGACTTTGGGAAAGCACAAAAGATATTTCCATTAGCGAATAA
- a CDS encoding aspartate kinase codes for MAFIVKKFGGSSVATTAKIVGVAERVLKEKEPDDKIVLVVSAMGDTTDELISMAKAIDNRPSQREMDMLLSTGEQITISLLTMAFQKLGVDAVSLTGGQAGIATSGVHAKARIVDVNPERILAELDKDKIVVVAGFQGVTELGDITTLGRGGSDTTAVALAGALGADICEIFTDVDGVYSADPRVVKDARRMKEITYNEMLEMARLGAVVMQPRSVEMGKHYGVPIHVRSTFTLEQGTIIREEYTMKEREFTIRGVTHDVNVAKVAILGVPDQPGIAYTIFSALAEKAIDVDMIVQSIRNADKKIIDMVFTISKPDVDQAKVLVEKLVKDMGALGVVIDENVAKVSVVGAGMYGSPGIAATMFGALGEAGVNIEVISTSEISISCLIKEDQVKEAVNAIHQKFFKE; via the coding sequence ATGGCATTTATCGTAAAAAAATTTGGCGGCAGTTCGGTGGCTACAACTGCTAAAATCGTAGGGGTAGCAGAGCGTGTATTGAAGGAAAAAGAACCAGATGATAAAATTGTTCTAGTGGTTTCTGCCATGGGAGATACGACAGATGAGTTAATTTCTATGGCGAAGGCTATTGACAATAGACCAAGTCAGCGAGAAATGGATATGCTACTATCAACTGGAGAACAAATAACAATTTCCCTGTTAACGATGGCTTTTCAAAAACTTGGCGTAGATGCGGTTTCTTTGACAGGCGGCCAGGCGGGGATAGCGACAAGTGGAGTGCATGCTAAGGCTAGAATTGTTGACGTCAACCCGGAACGAATTCTTGCTGAGCTAGACAAAGACAAAATTGTCGTGGTCGCAGGGTTTCAAGGGGTTACCGAACTGGGTGACATCACTACTTTGGGACGCGGTGGTTCTGATACGACAGCCGTTGCATTGGCTGGCGCGCTTGGCGCAGACATCTGTGAAATTTTTACCGACGTAGATGGAGTATACTCTGCTGATCCCCGGGTTGTCAAAGATGCTCGCCGGATGAAAGAAATTACCTATAATGAAATGCTGGAGATGGCTAGATTAGGAGCTGTAGTTATGCAACCCAGATCAGTGGAAATGGGTAAGCATTATGGTGTTCCTATCCACGTTAGATCCACCTTTACGCTAGAACAAGGTACGATAATCAGGGAGGAATATACGATGAAAGAACGTGAATTTACTATTCGAGGCGTTACCCATGATGTCAACGTCGCAAAAGTCGCTATACTTGGCGTGCCAGATCAGCCGGGTATCGCCTATACAATTTTCTCCGCACTGGCGGAAAAGGCAATCGATGTAGACATGATCGTCCAAAGTATCCGTAATGCTGATAAGAAAATCATTGATATGGTATTTACTATTTCTAAACCTGACGTTGACCAAGCAAAAGTGCTGGTCGAGAAGCTAGTTAAGGATATGGGCGCGCTCGGGGTTGTCATTGACGAGAATGTAGCAAAAGTGTCTGTTGTCGGCGCTGGTATGTATGGCAGCCCAGGGATTGCTGCTACCATGTTTGGTGCGCTAGGTGAAGCCGGTGTTAATATTGAAGTAATAAGCACCTCTGAGATCAGCATCTCTTGTCTGATTAAAGAAGACCAAGTAAAAGAAGCGGTAAATGCGATTCACCAGAAGTTCTTCAAAGAGTAA
- the asnS gene encoding asparagine--tRNA ligase: METVLIKNLGRHSGQQITVEGWLYNRRSSGKIMFLIVRDGTGLLQGVVAKKEVGEEVFAKADQLTQESSLRLTGIVHEEPRSVGGYEMHVTNVEVIHIAQEYPITHKEHGVDFLAERRHLWIRTPRQTAILRVRSEIEHAFRDFFYQRDFVLADAPIITPAACEGTTTLFELDYHGEKAFLSQSGQLYSEANAMALGRIYCFGPTFRAEKSKTRRHLMEFWMIEAEMAFFDLEQNMRLQEDMVSYVVQRVLERCQNELKVLERDISKLENIKAPFPRISYTEAVEILNKAGEDFPWGEDFGAPHETIISSQFDRPVFVHRYPTAIKAFYMKPDPNDPKVVLGADLLAPEGYGEVIGGGQRIDDLALLEQRIAEHKLPVEAFEWYLDLRRYGSAPHSGFGLGLERTVAWICGLDHIRETIPFPRMLHKMYP; the protein is encoded by the coding sequence TTGGAAACCGTATTGATAAAAAACTTGGGCAGACATTCCGGACAGCAGATTACCGTGGAGGGATGGCTTTATAATCGTCGCTCATCTGGCAAGATTATGTTTCTGATTGTTCGTGATGGCACTGGCTTATTGCAGGGAGTAGTTGCAAAGAAGGAAGTCGGCGAAGAAGTTTTTGCTAAGGCTGATCAGTTGACCCAAGAGTCTTCGCTGCGCTTAACCGGCATTGTCCATGAAGAACCACGTTCAGTCGGCGGCTATGAAATGCATGTGACCAACGTAGAAGTGATACATATAGCACAAGAATATCCAATTACTCATAAAGAGCACGGTGTCGACTTTTTGGCAGAGCGCCGTCATCTGTGGATCCGTACGCCGCGCCAGACCGCAATCTTGCGGGTTCGATCCGAAATCGAGCATGCCTTTCGCGATTTCTTCTATCAGCGTGATTTCGTTTTAGCTGACGCACCGATTATTACCCCAGCCGCTTGTGAAGGAACCACGACTTTATTTGAGCTTGATTATCATGGCGAAAAGGCATTTCTATCGCAAAGCGGCCAGTTATACAGTGAAGCGAATGCGATGGCGTTAGGCCGTATTTACTGTTTTGGTCCCACCTTTCGCGCCGAGAAATCGAAAACGCGGCGTCATTTGATGGAATTTTGGATGATTGAAGCAGAGATGGCTTTTTTCGATCTGGAGCAAAACATGCGTTTGCAGGAAGATATGGTGTCGTACGTTGTTCAACGCGTGCTTGAACGCTGCCAAAATGAATTGAAAGTTCTCGAACGTGATATCTCAAAACTAGAAAATATCAAAGCTCCGTTTCCGCGAATTAGCTATACAGAAGCTGTTGAAATCCTTAATAAAGCTGGCGAAGACTTCCCGTGGGGCGAGGATTTTGGCGCTCCGCATGAGACCATTATCTCCAGCCAGTTTGACCGGCCAGTGTTTGTTCACCGTTATCCGACCGCGATCAAAGCTTTTTATATGAAGCCTGATCCGAATGATCCTAAGGTCGTACTCGGTGCTGACTTGTTAGCGCCTGAAGGCTATGGCGAAGTCATTGGCGGCGGCCAGCGCATTGATGATCTGGCGCTCTTAGAACAGCGGATTGCTGAACATAAATTGCCGGTGGAGGCGTTTGAGTGGTATCTCGATCTTCGCCGCTACGGCTCAGCGCCGCATTCGGGTTTTGGGCTAGGACTCGAACGGACCGTGGCCTGGATTTGCGGGCTTGACCATATTCGCGAAACTATCCCGTTTCCCCGGATGCTTCACAAGATGTACCCCTAA
- a CDS encoding pyridoxal phosphate-dependent aminotransferase: MITSVAASHAKGKFATDNIFGANAAAVQAVAKYGKDSVTNATIGALLDDNEVLVCLPTVEKVLRGLPIQEIINYAPIAGLPDFQESVIDLAFAEQKPEAYVKAIATSGGSGVIHHAIWNYTEIGDTVLTSDWFWGPYRVLCEDKLRKLDTFSMFDEQQRFNLNSFQTKLTSLLEKQNNALLIINTPAHNPTGYSISDDEWTQLLDICKESAKNPDKRVILLADIAYIDFAGEKQACRAFMRQFSNLPDNILVILGYSMSKSFTVYGQRCGAMIGVSSNKDIIKEFEDINQYTSRATWSNINRGAQRMLATIHKDQALLAQVDAERDQGYRTIQERAGIFTAEAKQANLKMLPFIAGYFLTIPAKNPEAVCNKLHDDLIFAVPLGKGVRIAVCAVPSRKIKGMAAKVAAAMAAVE; this comes from the coding sequence ATGATTACAAGTGTAGCCGCATCCCATGCGAAAGGTAAGTTTGCAACAGACAACATTTTTGGAGCCAATGCAGCAGCCGTGCAAGCGGTTGCAAAATATGGCAAGGATAGTGTTACAAACGCTACCATCGGCGCGTTATTGGATGACAATGAAGTTCTTGTGTGTTTGCCGACTGTGGAAAAGGTTCTGCGTGGACTGCCAATTCAGGAAATCATCAATTACGCCCCGATTGCCGGCTTGCCAGACTTCCAAGAATCGGTTATTGACCTGGCCTTTGCTGAGCAGAAACCAGAAGCTTATGTGAAAGCAATCGCTACCTCCGGTGGTTCCGGTGTTATCCATCATGCCATCTGGAACTATACCGAGATTGGCGATACTGTGCTGACCTCAGACTGGTTTTGGGGTCCTTACCGGGTGCTTTGCGAGGATAAACTGCGGAAATTAGATACCTTCTCTATGTTTGATGAACAGCAGCGTTTCAACCTAAACTCTTTCCAGACAAAGCTTACTAGCCTTCTGGAGAAACAGAACAACGCTCTGTTAATCATCAATACCCCGGCGCACAATCCAACAGGTTATAGCATCTCAGATGACGAGTGGACTCAATTGCTGGATATTTGTAAAGAAAGCGCCAAAAACCCGGATAAACGAGTCATCCTGTTAGCTGATATTGCTTACATAGATTTTGCTGGTGAGAAACAAGCTTGCCGTGCATTTATGCGTCAGTTTAGCAATCTGCCTGACAATATCCTGGTTATTCTCGGCTATAGCATGTCTAAAAGCTTCACCGTATATGGCCAACGCTGCGGTGCGATGATCGGCGTTTCTTCCAACAAAGATATTATCAAAGAGTTTGAAGATATTAACCAATATACTAGCCGTGCTACTTGGTCTAACATCAATCGCGGAGCGCAACGCATGCTGGCAACTATTCATAAAGATCAAGCTCTGCTGGCTCAGGTCGATGCTGAGCGGGATCAAGGCTACCGGACCATTCAAGAACGCGCTGGGATCTTTACTGCGGAAGCTAAACAAGCTAACCTTAAGATGCTGCCGTTTATTGCTGGTTATTTCTTGACAATTCCGGCCAAAAACCCTGAGGCTGTCTGCAATAAGCTCCATGATGATTTGATTTTTGCTGTACCGTTAGGTAAAGGTGTTCGAATTGCGGTTTGTGCGGTTCCATCTCGGAAAATTAAAGGTATGGCTGCTAAAGTGGCTGCAGCGATGGCGGCAGTAGAATAA
- a CDS encoding nucleoside kinase: MEKITILFSNGEQREFDWGVSLHEVAVKMAPLYTSPIVAAEVDFVLRDLTFKLEKDCKVTFLDVSTERGNKVYQRSLAFVMIAAAAELFPGKQVTVEHSLGKGLYCEMHLGRAVTQADIDQLKQKMNEIVAENRPLARRVMPVDQAISLFEAAGEAEKVKLLMQWKQPDVAIHTCGEVADYVHGVMAPNAGCLRLFNLRLYTPGIILCFPEQNNPDKLPEFVSQPKLAKVFLEAERWGEILQCSYVATLNDYITQRKIADIMRVAEALHEKKLAEIADFISIHRKQVRVILIAGPSSSGKTTFAQRLGIQLRVNGIRPVPISLDDYFVDRDHTPKDEYGEFDFESIDAIDIPLFNQQLLQLLDGETVEVPTFNFQLGKREDKGHLVSISKDQPLIIEGIHGLNEHLTKDVPREHKVKVYVSALTQLSIDNHNRIPTTDARLIRRIVRDSQFRGHDALTTLRLWPSVRRGEERNIFPFQEEADAMFNSALIYELAVLKKCAEPLLAAVPTDQPEYTEAVRLLDFLSYFESIDEDDIPINSILREFIGKSCFQ, translated from the coding sequence ATGGAGAAGATTACAATCTTATTCAGTAATGGTGAACAGCGCGAGTTTGATTGGGGAGTTTCGCTGCATGAAGTTGCTGTCAAGATGGCCCCTCTCTATACCTCACCGATTGTGGCGGCTGAAGTTGACTTTGTATTACGCGATTTGACATTTAAACTGGAGAAGGATTGTAAGGTTACTTTTCTGGACGTGTCTACTGAAAGAGGTAACAAGGTCTATCAGCGCAGTTTAGCGTTTGTTATGATCGCGGCGGCTGCAGAACTATTTCCGGGAAAACAAGTAACTGTCGAGCATTCGCTAGGCAAGGGCCTTTATTGTGAAATGCATCTCGGACGGGCTGTGACTCAAGCTGACATCGATCAATTAAAACAAAAGATGAATGAGATCGTGGCTGAAAATCGGCCTCTTGCCAGACGGGTTATGCCGGTCGACCAAGCGATTTCACTATTTGAAGCTGCTGGGGAAGCCGAAAAAGTTAAACTACTGATGCAGTGGAAACAACCGGACGTTGCTATTCATACCTGTGGTGAAGTGGCTGATTATGTCCATGGCGTCATGGCGCCAAACGCAGGCTGCTTGCGCCTGTTTAATCTGCGATTGTATACGCCAGGCATAATTTTATGCTTTCCGGAACAGAACAATCCCGACAAGCTGCCTGAGTTTGTCAGCCAGCCCAAGCTGGCTAAAGTCTTCCTAGAAGCTGAGCGATGGGGAGAAATTTTGCAGTGCAGCTATGTTGCCACCCTTAATGATTATATTACGCAACGCAAAATCGCAGATATTATGCGAGTCGCAGAAGCGCTGCATGAGAAGAAATTAGCAGAAATTGCTGATTTTATTTCCATTCATCGCAAGCAGGTTCGCGTTATTCTAATAGCAGGTCCGTCTTCTTCAGGCAAAACCACCTTCGCTCAGCGTTTGGGCATTCAGTTACGAGTGAATGGTATCAGACCTGTACCGATTTCTCTTGACGATTATTTTGTTGACCGAGACCATACACCTAAGGATGAATATGGTGAATTTGACTTTGAATCCATTGATGCGATTGACATTCCGCTATTTAACCAGCAGTTGCTGCAGTTGCTGGACGGTGAAACGGTGGAAGTGCCTACATTTAATTTTCAGTTGGGAAAAAGAGAAGACAAAGGCCATCTTGTTTCCATTAGCAAAGACCAACCCTTGATTATAGAAGGAATTCACGGCTTAAATGAACATTTGACTAAAGATGTTCCCCGCGAACATAAAGTCAAAGTCTATGTTAGCGCATTGACTCAACTGTCTATCGACAATCACAATCGGATACCAACAACTGATGCGCGACTGATTCGACGCATCGTTCGCGACAGCCAATTTCGCGGCCATGATGCCTTGACAACTCTACGGTTATGGCCCTCGGTGAGGCGGGGTGAAGAACGCAATATCTTCCCTTTCCAGGAAGAAGCGGACGCTATGTTCAACTCGGCGCTCATTTACGAATTGGCTGTATTAAAAAAATGTGCAGAACCGCTGTTGGCTGCAGTACCCACAGATCAGCCGGAATATACGGAAGCAGTGCGTCTGCTTGACTTCTTAAGCTATTTTGAGTCGATTGATGAAGACGATATTCCGATCAATTCGATTCTACGAGAATTTATCGGCAAGTCCTGTTTTCAGTAA